One part of the Sporocytophaga myxococcoides DSM 11118 genome encodes these proteins:
- a CDS encoding ammonium transporter codes for MNQPLLDTSTTEAIDSTSNFIAASNDSLFINAEIINSLKAEIAGNALLSNNLWMMVATALMFIMHLGFATLESGLSRSKNTTNILFKNTIIPAMGILIFGLWGYNLMYPGSHFEGNFIGFSGFGIAAPEDSSYLGASNYTFWSFFLFQAMFAATATTIVSGAVAERIKIWSFILFSFLLVGIIYPIIGFWAWGGGFLQKMDIQFYDFAGSTVVHSVGGWSALAGVIVLGPRIGKYIDNRIIPLPGHSMPLATIGVFLLWFGWFGFNGGSVLSANPKLVSLVLVTTCLSASAGAIGALTTSFITTKTIDHSMVLNGILGGLVAITAGADKMNPSEAIIIGLTSGALVVLAVLLFDKLRIDDPVGAISVHLICGTFGTLAVGFMGDLAEIHGTKQLISQVIGIASTGLFVFPSTYLIFILIDKTIGLRVTAKEELEGLDIGIHGMRAYHIDNAK; via the coding sequence ATGAACCAGCCATTACTCGATACTTCTACAACTGAAGCTATTGATTCAACTTCAAATTTTATTGCGGCTTCTAATGATTCCCTTTTTATAAATGCAGAAATTATTAATAGTCTAAAAGCTGAAATTGCCGGAAATGCTTTACTTTCCAACAACTTGTGGATGATGGTAGCCACTGCTCTGATGTTCATTATGCACCTGGGGTTTGCAACACTTGAATCCGGACTTTCAAGGTCCAAAAATACCACCAACATTTTATTCAAAAATACTATAATTCCTGCCATGGGGATCCTGATATTCGGTCTTTGGGGCTATAACTTAATGTATCCTGGTAGCCATTTTGAAGGTAATTTCATAGGCTTTTCAGGGTTTGGAATTGCAGCACCGGAAGATAGCTCCTACTTAGGGGCAAGCAACTACACATTCTGGTCATTTTTTCTCTTCCAAGCTATGTTTGCCGCTACAGCTACAACTATAGTATCAGGGGCAGTAGCTGAACGCATTAAAATATGGAGTTTTATACTTTTCTCATTTTTACTAGTAGGAATCATCTATCCAATAATTGGCTTCTGGGCTTGGGGCGGAGGCTTTTTACAAAAAATGGATATTCAATTTTATGATTTTGCAGGATCCACTGTTGTCCATTCTGTAGGGGGATGGTCTGCTCTTGCTGGTGTTATTGTATTAGGACCAAGGATTGGCAAATACATAGACAACAGAATTATCCCACTTCCAGGGCATAGTATGCCATTAGCTACCATTGGAGTGTTTCTATTATGGTTTGGCTGGTTTGGATTTAACGGAGGTTCTGTTTTATCAGCAAACCCTAAACTGGTCTCTCTTGTGCTTGTGACTACCTGCCTTTCTGCATCAGCTGGAGCAATCGGAGCTCTCACTACTTCTTTCATCACAACCAAAACTATTGACCATAGCATGGTCCTAAATGGAATACTTGGAGGACTCGTTGCAATAACTGCCGGAGCTGATAAAATGAATCCATCAGAAGCTATTATCATCGGGCTTACTTCAGGCGCATTAGTTGTCCTTGCTGTCCTCCTCTTTGATAAACTTAGGATTGACGACCCTGTCGGAGCAATCTCAGTTCACCTTATCTGCGGAACATTCGGAACACTTGCTGTAGGATTCATGGGGGATCTGGCAGAAATTCACGGAACTAAGCAACTTATCAGTCAAGTTATAGGCATTGCCTCGACAGGGCTGTTTGTTTTTCCTTCAACCTATCTTATTTTCATTCTTATAGATAAAACGATAGGCCTTAGAGTTACGGCTAAAGAAGAGTTGGAAGGACTTGACATTGGCATTCATGGAATGAGAGCCTATCACATTGATAATGCAAAATAA
- a CDS encoding P-II family nitrogen regulator, whose protein sequence is MKKIEAIIRSSHFYPVKDALHKIGIDFFTFQDVKGVGNQKSEKTIYRGQEYDLGSIARTKITIVASNESVDEIINAILCSARTGEIGDGKIFISPIEQAIRIRSGERDITAL, encoded by the coding sequence ATGAAAAAAATTGAAGCGATAATCAGATCATCACACTTTTATCCTGTGAAAGATGCACTACATAAAATAGGTATTGATTTTTTCACATTTCAGGATGTTAAAGGTGTTGGCAATCAAAAAAGTGAAAAAACAATTTACAGAGGGCAGGAATATGATCTTGGTTCAATTGCCAGAACGAAAATAACTATTGTCGCATCAAATGAATCGGTGGATGAAATAATCAATGCTATTTTATGTAGTGCAAGAACAGGAGAAATTGGAGATGGGAAAATTTTCATTTCACCTATTGAACAAGCAATCAGAATAAGATCGGGGGAGCGAGATATTACAGCACTCTAA
- a CDS encoding response regulator transcription factor, with protein sequence MKVLIIEDEKELRYDMVSYLSQEGFLCESAKNYSEAIDKIGVYEYDCYVVDIMLPGGTGLDLVKAIKSQKHQGGIIIVSAKNSIEDKITGLEIGSDDYLTKPFHLSELNARIKSIIRRRSFNGNNEIQFNEIRILPDSRQVYINGKEVALTAKEYDLLLFFIANKGRVIPKDSIAEHLWGDYMDQADSFDFIYTHIKNLRRKLVQQGAKDYLNTVYGIGYKFQSE encoded by the coding sequence ATGAAAGTTTTGATAATTGAAGACGAAAAGGAGCTTAGGTATGACATGGTGAGCTATCTTTCGCAGGAAGGCTTTCTCTGTGAATCTGCCAAAAATTATAGTGAAGCAATTGATAAGATTGGCGTTTATGAATACGACTGCTATGTGGTAGATATTATGTTGCCAGGAGGCACAGGCCTTGATCTTGTTAAGGCTATCAAGTCACAAAAGCATCAGGGAGGGATTATTATAGTTTCAGCAAAAAATTCAATAGAGGATAAAATCACGGGTCTTGAAATAGGTTCGGATGATTATCTTACAAAACCTTTTCATTTGTCTGAACTTAATGCCAGAATAAAATCAATTATCAGAAGAAGAAGTTTTAATGGTAATAATGAGATTCAATTCAATGAGATCCGGATATTGCCGGATTCCAGACAGGTTTATATTAACGGAAAAGAAGTTGCACTCACTGCAAAAGAATATGATCTCTTACTGTTTTTTATAGCCAACAAAGGAAGGGTAATTCCGAAGGACTCGATTGCAGAACACCTTTGGGGTGATTATATGGATCAGGCAGACTCCTTCGATTTTATTTATACTCACATAAAGAATTTAAGAAGAAAACTAGTACAACAAGGAGCGAAAGATTATCTTAACACTGTTTACGGTATAGGATATAAGTTTCAATCTGAATGA
- a CDS encoding sensor histidine kinase translates to MKLLQRTTLYYLLYSLFIFGIGTILFYIFIKIILLDGIDEAIHQEKVQLVANLNYEKIGEGLQPSKDVLIMPAEEVDVEKDKYKTIPIYDSLSKESVDYRQLTSYHKNGANWYKVTIRQPLAEAESLLNSILPVEIGLFLILLGGVLLMNRFILAKIWQPFYVLLDKLKKYNLETTKVIPYESTDIIEFRDLNINVEKMTERIYKDFLTQKEFNENSSHEMQTPLAIIKNKLELIIQSKNLTEQEMIHIQSIFSAVKRLTLLNKGLLLLSKIENRQFTQKENVNLGELLQSIFNHLEEQINDKNISTEIEIKSKDTLLTNRVLIEGLLNNLISNSIKHNIQNGRIMAELTDKHFIITNTGTALNFPADEMFERFRKDSAVENSVGLGLSIVKKICDFLDYKIIYIHQDGLHTLVINF, encoded by the coding sequence ATGAAGTTATTACAAAGAACTACTTTATATTACCTTTTATATTCGCTTTTTATATTTGGAATAGGAACGATTCTATTCTATATTTTTATTAAGATCATTCTATTGGATGGAATTGATGAGGCCATTCATCAAGAGAAAGTTCAGTTAGTTGCTAACCTCAATTATGAAAAAATAGGTGAAGGACTTCAACCGAGTAAAGATGTGTTGATTATGCCTGCCGAGGAAGTTGATGTTGAAAAAGATAAATATAAAACAATACCCATCTATGATTCGCTCTCTAAAGAATCTGTCGACTATAGGCAATTGACATCCTATCATAAAAATGGAGCAAATTGGTATAAGGTAACAATAAGGCAACCGCTGGCAGAAGCAGAATCTTTACTTAACAGTATTCTGCCGGTAGAAATAGGTCTTTTCCTGATTTTGCTGGGAGGAGTCCTTCTTATGAATAGGTTTATACTTGCTAAAATTTGGCAACCCTTTTATGTCCTGTTGGATAAATTAAAAAAGTATAACCTTGAGACTACTAAGGTTATACCTTATGAATCCACTGATATCATCGAGTTTCGGGATTTGAACATCAATGTCGAAAAAATGACTGAGCGTATTTATAAAGATTTTCTTACTCAGAAAGAATTTAATGAGAACTCTTCACATGAAATGCAAACTCCGCTGGCCATTATTAAAAACAAACTGGAGTTGATCATTCAGTCAAAAAACCTTACGGAACAAGAGATGATTCATATTCAGTCTATTTTCAGTGCGGTAAAAAGACTGACATTATTAAATAAAGGATTATTACTTCTGAGTAAAATTGAAAACAGACAGTTTACTCAGAAAGAAAATGTAAATCTGGGAGAATTGCTTCAGTCTATTTTTAATCACCTTGAAGAACAAATCAATGATAAAAATATAAGTACTGAAATAGAAATTAAAAGTAAGGATACACTTCTGACTAATCGAGTGCTTATAGAAGGCTTGCTAAATAATCTTATCTCTAACTCTATTAAACATAATATCCAAAACGGTAGAATTATGGCAGAGCTTACAGATAAACATTTTATTATTACGAACACAGGCACCGCACTCAACTTTCCTGCTGACGAAATGTTTGAACGTTTTCGGAAGGATTCTGCTGTAGAAAACTCAGTGGGACTGGGTTTATCAATTGTCAAAAAAATATGCGATTTCCTGGATTATAAAATTATTTATATACATCAGGATGGTTTACATACTTTGGTTATAAATTTCTAA
- a CDS encoding NADPH-dependent FMN reductase gives MITIISGTNRVPSNSIKIAEYYQKVLKKHGAESQILDLSKLPERFIFSALYENTGKDPDFNILSDYVKESDKFVFIVPEYNNSFPGVLKGFIDGLSYPNTFKNKKGALVGISSGVMGGALALSHLTDILNYLGMNVLAIKPRISRVENNFKEGVILDPFVSSLIEAQASAFIEF, from the coding sequence ATGATTACAATAATATCAGGTACTAACAGGGTTCCATCCAATTCGATAAAAATTGCAGAATACTATCAAAAGGTATTGAAGAAACACGGAGCCGAAAGTCAGATTCTCGATCTGAGTAAACTACCTGAAAGATTTATCTTCTCCGCTCTATATGAGAATACTGGTAAAGATCCGGATTTTAATATCCTATCTGATTATGTTAAAGAGTCGGATAAATTTGTATTTATAGTTCCTGAATATAACAACTCTTTCCCCGGAGTTTTAAAGGGATTTATAGATGGGCTAAGTTATCCAAATACCTTCAAAAATAAGAAAGGAGCACTTGTGGGTATATCATCGGGAGTTATGGGAGGAGCCCTTGCATTGAGCCATCTTACTGATATTTTAAATTATCTTGGTATGAATGTACTGGCAATAAAACCAAGAATATCGAGGGTAGAAAACAACTTCAAGGAAGGGGTAATTCTGGATCCTTTTGTTTCAAGCCTTATAGAAGCTCAAGCCAGTGCATTTATAGAATTTTAG
- a CDS encoding SGNH/GDSL hydrolase family protein — protein sequence MMNKIKILALGDSYTIGEDVPQSESWPYLLKGNLENRGLSVELKIVAKTGWTTDELGLAIEQSDLKREYDLVFLLIGVNNQYRGYCIDKYRNEFRRLLLKAKSFSVNNSVFILSIPDWSCTPFALEKDKSKISEEIDAFNKENFEISESEGAHYLSITGISRRSADDPRYTASDGLHPSGFQYEKWVEKIILKISWPAQI from the coding sequence ATGATGAATAAAATTAAAATACTTGCCCTGGGCGATTCTTATACAATAGGAGAAGATGTTCCTCAAAGCGAAAGCTGGCCATATTTACTTAAAGGAAATTTAGAAAACAGAGGATTATCTGTTGAACTAAAAATTGTAGCTAAAACTGGTTGGACTACAGATGAGCTTGGGCTCGCAATAGAGCAAAGTGATTTAAAAAGAGAATATGATTTAGTGTTTCTGCTTATTGGAGTAAATAATCAATATAGAGGATACTGCATTGATAAATATCGAAATGAATTCAGAAGACTTTTACTGAAAGCTAAATCTTTCTCCGTAAATAATTCTGTTTTTATATTATCAATTCCAGATTGGTCCTGCACTCCATTTGCCTTGGAAAAGGATAAGTCAAAAATTTCTGAGGAGATTGATGCCTTTAATAAAGAGAACTTCGAAATATCTGAATCTGAGGGTGCTCATTATCTTAGTATTACCGGAATTAGTAGACGATCGGCCGATGATCCGAGATATACAGCTTCAGATGGTCTCCATCCGAGCGGGTTTCAATATGAGAAATGGGTTGAGAAGATTATCCTTAAGATAAGTTGGCCAGCCCAAATCTAA
- the ftsZ gene encoding cell division protein FtsZ yields the protein MSQLSYKFDLPSHHKSIIKVIGVGGGGSNAVNHMYGMGIKDVEFVVCNTDVQALKASPVPTKIQIGVNLTDGLGAGANPEKGKNAAIESKEEIREFLSNNTKMLFITAGMGGGTGTGAAPVIAKLAKEMDILTVAIVTVPFSFEGKKKRLQADHGIAELKQYCDTVLIILNDKLREIYGNLAIRDAFAQADNVLTNAAKSIAEIITVTSEVNVDFEDVKTVMSNSGAAVMGSAVTGGENRARRAAEESLSSPLLNNTDIHGAKKILLSIMSGDQAQLTMDELTEITDYIEERAGDDAEVIFGEGIDAALGDQIRVTVIATGFHEKEFVPVKKTVIDLESERQINVAKREVLPTQQFTTPPVNRVDPQPPVNQNNVRRNQGEMLSFEFDNQKSQSPERSYDFQDDRRNTESYFEGPKKTEDTPKYHSFDMKKPQTNEDSFYEEEKKKQLMQQANERIKKLKGLSSMNTSMNPDEFKEKLDVPAYMRKNVNLQDYPHSSERNISRFNLNDDNEILGNNKFLHDNVD from the coding sequence ATGTCACAGCTTTCTTATAAGTTCGATTTACCCAGTCATCATAAGTCCATCATCAAGGTTATTGGTGTTGGTGGTGGGGGAAGTAATGCTGTCAATCACATGTATGGCATGGGCATCAAAGACGTCGAATTTGTTGTCTGTAATACTGATGTTCAGGCATTAAAGGCAAGCCCTGTGCCTACTAAGATTCAGATAGGAGTCAACCTTACTGACGGACTGGGAGCTGGAGCAAATCCTGAGAAAGGCAAGAATGCTGCTATTGAAAGTAAAGAAGAAATCCGCGAGTTTTTAAGCAATAATACTAAAATGCTTTTCATCACTGCCGGAATGGGTGGTGGTACTGGCACAGGAGCTGCTCCTGTTATTGCAAAACTCGCTAAAGAAATGGATATACTTACTGTTGCTATAGTAACAGTTCCGTTTTCTTTTGAAGGTAAAAAGAAAAGACTTCAGGCTGATCATGGTATTGCTGAATTAAAGCAGTATTGCGATACGGTGCTTATTATTCTTAATGATAAGTTAAGAGAAATATATGGTAACCTGGCAATCAGAGATGCATTTGCACAAGCTGATAATGTCCTAACCAATGCTGCAAAAAGTATAGCAGAGATCATTACTGTAACAAGTGAAGTGAACGTAGATTTTGAAGACGTTAAAACTGTAATGTCGAACTCTGGAGCAGCAGTAATGGGATCAGCCGTTACGGGTGGTGAAAACAGAGCAAGACGTGCAGCTGAAGAATCGTTGTCTTCACCGTTGCTTAATAACACAGACATTCACGGTGCTAAGAAGATCCTTCTTTCAATTATGTCCGGGGATCAGGCTCAGCTTACCATGGATGAGCTTACTGAAATCACAGACTACATTGAAGAAAGAGCAGGTGATGATGCTGAAGTTATTTTCGGAGAAGGTATCGACGCAGCTCTTGGAGATCAGATTCGTGTTACTGTTATTGCTACTGGCTTCCATGAAAAGGAGTTTGTACCGGTAAAAAAAACAGTTATTGATCTTGAATCAGAGCGTCAGATAAACGTTGCAAAGCGTGAAGTTTTGCCAACTCAGCAGTTTACAACTCCTCCTGTTAACAGGGTAGATCCGCAGCCACCTGTGAATCAAAACAATGTTAGAAGGAATCAGGGAGAGATGTTGTCTTTTGAATTTGACAATCAGAAATCTCAATCTCCTGAAAGAAGTTATGATTTTCAGGATGATAGAAGAAATACAGAATCATACTTTGAAGGACCGAAGAAAACAGAAGATACTCCAAAATATCATTCTTTCGATATGAAGAAGCCTCAAACTAACGAGGATTCATTTTATGAGGAAGAAAAAAAGAAGCAGCTTATGCAACAGGCTAATGAGAGAATCAAGAAGCTGAAGGGACTTAGCAGCATGAATACATCCATGAATCCTGATGAGTTCAAAGAGAAGCTGGATGTTCCTGCTTATATGAGAAAGAATGTAAATCTTCAGGATTACCCTCATTCTTCTGAAAGAAACATTTCAAGGTTCAATTTGAATGATGATAATGAAATTCTAGGAAACAATAAGTTTCTTCATGACAATGTAGATTAA
- a CDS encoding cell division protein FtsQ/DivIB: MKKKPVINSFRIKRKVYYILGSIVLFTLISFVEKKQADKEIKAINVHIDYEYDNYFVTEEKVLDLISKNGTDRIIGASYNDIDLKTLELRIKSHKFVEEAEVYKDLKGNLTVEVSQCRPVARVVQSDGPHAYIGSSGNTLSTSDDFTARVLLIDGSGSAKLTKKEFFESEEGKPYLDLINFLDQDKFWKAQITQLTVERNGDISMYTQIGDQLILFGKPEEVENKFKRLKIFYKEILPTKGWNSYNKVNLKFKDQIICE; encoded by the coding sequence TTGAAAAAGAAGCCGGTCATTAATAGTTTCAGGATAAAGAGGAAGGTTTATTATATCCTCGGATCCATAGTGCTTTTCACGCTTATCAGCTTTGTTGAGAAAAAGCAGGCAGACAAAGAGATAAAAGCTATCAATGTTCATATCGATTATGAATATGACAATTATTTTGTGACAGAAGAAAAAGTATTAGACCTGATATCAAAGAACGGAACAGATCGTATTATTGGTGCTTCGTATAATGATATTGATCTTAAAACGCTTGAATTGAGAATAAAAAGTCATAAATTTGTAGAAGAAGCAGAGGTATATAAAGATCTCAAAGGCAATCTAACTGTTGAAGTGAGCCAGTGCAGGCCAGTAGCAAGAGTTGTGCAGTCGGACGGACCGCATGCATATATCGGGAGTTCAGGTAATACACTTTCAACTTCAGATGATTTTACTGCAAGAGTATTACTGATAGATGGATCAGGTTCTGCTAAACTAACGAAGAAAGAATTTTTCGAGTCTGAAGAAGGCAAGCCATATCTTGATCTGATAAATTTTCTGGATCAGGATAAATTCTGGAAAGCACAAATTACTCAGCTGACAGTGGAGAGAAATGGAGACATTTCAATGTATACTCAGATCGGAGACCAACTGATATTGTTTGGTAAACCGGAAGAGGTGGAGAATAAATTCAAGAGGCTGAAGATTTTTTACAAAGAGATTCTTCCGACAAAAGGATGGAACTCTTACAACAAAGTGAATCTTAAATTCAAGGATCAAATTATTTGTGAATAA
- the ftsA gene encoding cell division protein FtsA, producing the protein MQKDKIVVGLDIGTTKICVIVGRKNEYGKLEILGMGKAVSEGVIRGMVTNINTTVNAITKAIKEAEEASGIDIKVVNVGIAGQHIKSSMHHGSITRQTTDDEITVEDINRITNDMYKTVMPFGCEIIHVMPQDYVVDYEEGIKDPVGMTGIRLEADFHVITAQTNAISNINKCVLRSGLEIDNLILEPLASSLAVLSDEEKEAGVVLVDIGGGTTDIAIFHDSIIRHTAVIPFGGNIITSDIKSGCNVMQNQAELLKIKFGRAMAEEANGNEIVSIPGLRNRPPREISIKNLSHIIQARMEEIIELVHSEIICSGYEGKLAGGIVITGGGSQLQNVKQLFEYMTGMDARIGYPNEHLGKSKIEAVKSPMYATSVGLVLAGFRAIDDRENRYMEMDSTGKHVNQQKKKEDNSTQFLKRIIDRTKGLLIDDLDDKGDY; encoded by the coding sequence ATGCAAAAAGATAAAATAGTAGTCGGTCTGGATATTGGTACAACCAAAATCTGTGTAATAGTGGGCCGCAAGAATGAATACGGAAAACTGGAAATTCTCGGAATGGGAAAAGCGGTTTCCGAAGGTGTGATACGTGGGATGGTAACTAATATTAATACCACAGTAAATGCTATAACCAAAGCTATTAAAGAAGCAGAGGAAGCATCAGGTATAGATATAAAAGTGGTAAATGTCGGGATTGCCGGGCAACATATTAAAAGTTCCATGCACCATGGCAGCATTACACGTCAGACCACTGATGATGAAATCACCGTTGAAGATATCAACCGAATTACTAATGACATGTACAAAACTGTCATGCCATTTGGTTGTGAGATCATTCACGTGATGCCTCAGGATTATGTTGTTGATTATGAAGAAGGAATTAAAGATCCTGTTGGTATGACTGGCATAAGACTGGAAGCTGATTTTCATGTAATCACTGCTCAGACAAATGCTATCAGCAATATCAATAAATGCGTGTTAAGATCTGGCCTGGAAATTGATAACCTGATTCTTGAGCCTCTGGCTTCAAGTCTAGCGGTTTTAAGTGATGAAGAAAAAGAGGCTGGTGTAGTATTGGTTGATATTGGAGGCGGAACAACAGATATCGCTATATTCCATGATAGTATAATTCGCCATACAGCAGTAATTCCTTTCGGAGGAAATATTATCACATCTGATATCAAGTCGGGCTGCAATGTAATGCAGAACCAGGCGGAGCTTTTGAAGATCAAGTTCGGAAGAGCTATGGCTGAAGAAGCAAACGGTAATGAAATCGTTTCAATACCGGGTTTGAGAAATAGACCTCCGAGAGAGATCTCCATAAAAAATCTTTCTCACATCATTCAGGCAAGAATGGAGGAGATCATTGAGTTGGTGCATTCTGAAATCATCTGTTCTGGATATGAAGGTAAGCTTGCCGGAGGTATTGTCATCACAGGTGGTGGTTCTCAACTTCAAAATGTAAAGCAACTATTTGAATACATGACTGGGATGGATGCAAGAATAGGTTATCCTAACGAGCATCTTGGAAAGAGCAAGATAGAAGCAGTAAAGAGCCCTATGTATGCAACTTCTGTAGGTCTTGTATTGGCTGGTTTCCGTGCGATTGATGACAGGGAAAACAGATATATGGAAATGGATTCAACCGGAAAGCATGTGAATCAACAGAAGAAAAAAGAAGATAACAGTACTCAGTTTTTAAAGAGAATCATTGACAGAACAAAAGGTCTTCTGATTGATGATCTTGATGATAAAGGTGATTATTAA
- a CDS encoding SulP family inorganic anion transporter has translation MVNYKLSDLKHDLPSGLVVFFIALPLCLGLSLASNAPLFSGIIAGIVGGIVVSIISKSQLSVSGPAAGLAIIVAGAVKDLGSFEAFSVAIVLAGVLQILFGAIRAGIIAYFFPSSVIKGMLAAIGLILIIKQIPYALGYHSKIFEVDEFMDSGDNGKFSMITNAFEHINPHVLLITLVSLGVYIFWDIVLKRKYSWFPSALVAMLTGTLFYAILELYFNIQLPESELVSIPDTNLFHGFKLPDFSLLFNGKIIYLAFTLALVASVESLVTLEAIEKIDPHKRQPHVNHELLAQGAGNIVSGLLGGLPLTALIVRSKANADSGAKTKVSAIIHGIFLILAVFLIPQFMHHVPLGVLAAVLIGVGFKLVRPAIIKEEFSLGWATFIPFAITIIATLATNLLIGILIGSIAGVISVVRTNFHSAISVDGDGSGDTVYVRLNKDVSFLNKPQLITKLNQIPKTKNVVIDGSKASFIDNDIAEVIEDFKTASDHLQRKTELIKTQYKLDSDENAFHALLDRNKEWVKQRTDIDPEYFKRMAKGQAPKFLWIGCSDSRVATDEITQTDPGEIFVHRNIANLVIKTDFNLMSVLQYAVSVLKVKHVIVCGHYECGGVKAAMGNQKLGLIDNWLSNIKDIYDKYQEELDAIEDEKAKFNRMVELVVLEQVLNLSKMSVIQEEWKNGKFPIIHGWVYDIANGSLKDLNVNIESTSSIPEIYKFKI, from the coding sequence ATGGTTAATTACAAATTATCAGATCTAAAACACGATCTGCCATCAGGGCTAGTTGTCTTTTTCATAGCACTACCACTTTGTCTTGGGCTTAGCCTGGCTTCCAATGCACCTTTATTCTCTGGCATTATAGCGGGGATAGTCGGTGGAATTGTAGTATCAATAATAAGTAAATCACAGCTAAGTGTAAGTGGCCCTGCAGCCGGGCTGGCTATAATTGTGGCTGGTGCAGTCAAAGATCTGGGAAGTTTTGAAGCATTTTCTGTAGCTATTGTTCTTGCGGGTGTATTACAAATACTATTTGGCGCAATAAGAGCAGGAATTATCGCATATTTCTTTCCATCCTCTGTCATAAAAGGAATGCTTGCTGCAATAGGACTTATTCTTATCATAAAACAAATTCCTTATGCATTGGGCTACCACTCCAAAATATTTGAAGTTGATGAGTTTATGGACTCAGGAGACAACGGTAAATTCTCAATGATTACAAATGCCTTTGAGCATATTAATCCTCATGTGCTTTTGATAACCCTTGTGAGTTTAGGAGTATATATCTTTTGGGACATAGTACTTAAAAGAAAATACTCATGGTTCCCGTCTGCACTTGTAGCAATGCTTACAGGTACATTGTTCTATGCGATTCTTGAATTATACTTCAATATACAGCTTCCGGAAAGCGAGCTTGTTTCTATTCCCGACACAAATTTATTTCACGGATTCAAGCTTCCAGATTTTTCATTACTGTTTAATGGGAAAATAATCTATCTCGCTTTTACTCTTGCATTAGTTGCTTCTGTTGAAAGCCTTGTTACACTTGAAGCAATTGAAAAAATTGATCCTCACAAAAGGCAACCACATGTAAATCATGAACTGCTCGCGCAAGGTGCTGGTAACATAGTATCAGGATTACTGGGAGGTTTGCCATTAACAGCTTTAATTGTAAGAAGCAAAGCAAATGCAGACTCGGGCGCCAAGACAAAAGTATCTGCAATTATTCATGGCATCTTTTTGATTTTAGCAGTGTTTCTAATCCCGCAATTCATGCATCATGTCCCGCTAGGGGTGCTGGCTGCAGTCCTTATAGGTGTTGGATTCAAACTTGTAAGACCAGCGATTATTAAAGAAGAATTTTCACTTGGCTGGGCAACTTTCATTCCATTTGCAATTACAATAATTGCAACTCTCGCCACCAATCTACTTATAGGAATTCTAATAGGAAGTATTGCAGGAGTTATTTCCGTGGTCAGAACCAACTTCCATTCTGCTATCTCTGTTGATGGAGATGGTAGCGGAGATACTGTATATGTCAGGTTAAATAAAGACGTATCCTTTCTTAACAAACCTCAGCTGATTACTAAACTTAACCAAATTCCTAAGACCAAAAACGTAGTCATAGATGGCTCCAAAGCTTCATTCATTGATAATGATATTGCTGAGGTAATTGAAGATTTCAAAACTGCCTCTGATCACTTACAGAGGAAAACGGAATTAATCAAAACCCAATATAAACTTGACTCTGACGAAAACGCTTTTCACGCATTATTGGATAGAAATAAGGAATGGGTAAAACAAAGAACAGATATTGATCCGGAATACTTTAAACGGATGGCAAAGGGCCAGGCACCTAAGTTCCTCTGGATAGGTTGCTCCGACAGTCGTGTTGCTACTGACGAAATAACTCAGACTGACCCGGGCGAAATATTCGTACACAGAAACATCGCAAATCTTGTTATTAAAACAGACTTCAATCTGATGAGTGTATTGCAATACGCAGTCAGTGTATTAAAAGTAAAGCATGTTATCGTTTGCGGTCATTATGAATGCGGTGGAGTTAAAGCTGCCATGGGCAATCAGAAACTGGGTTTAATAGATAACTGGTTAAGTAATATCAAAGACATCTACGATAAGTATCAGGAAGAACTAGATGCAATAGAAGACGAAAAAGCTAAATTCAACAGAATGGTAGAACTTGTAGTATTAGAACAGGTTCTTAATCTTTCAAAAATGTCAGTAATTCAGGAGGAGTGGAAAAACGGTAAATTCCCGATTATACATGGCTGGGTTTATGACATTGCCAATGGGTCATTAAAAGATTTGAATGTTAATATTGAATCAACCTCTTCAATACCTGAGATCTATAAGTTTAAAATTTAA